A single genomic interval of Helianthus annuus cultivar XRQ/B chromosome 6, HanXRQr2.0-SUNRISE, whole genome shotgun sequence harbors:
- the LOC110944982 gene encoding uncharacterized protein LOC110944982, producing MARYCFTIKSKVIEAFIDGRWEWPEDWRSVYPTLFQLRPLSISDVQDRILWTNFDGKLVPFTSKEVCNVIRIRDQPKPWSKVVWSSFNIPKHSFMCWLIFKKKLWTQDRIMRWNHSVTGSMNLMCCLLCQSGLETHEHLFFECSYSKSVWHKVRHKVYMNSIQDSWEDISAWFIARANSKSVFSVASRLVVAAAAYVIWSERNARFFSNRLRPPEQLADRIISTVRTKLISFRYKQTSNVNRFMEEWKMDKEDFLDED from the coding sequence ATGGCTCGATATTGTTTTACTATCAAGtcaaaagtgatagaagctttTATTGATGGCCGATGGGAATGGCCGGAAGATTGGAGAAGTGTGTACCCTACTTTGTTTCAACTTCGGCCTCTCTCTATATCTGATGTGCAAGATAGAATATTATGGACGAATTTTGATGGAAAGCTTGTTCCTTTCACGTCAAAAGAAGTGTGTAATGTGATCCGGATCCGTGACCAGCCGAAACCGTGGTCGAAAGTGGTGTGGTCATCATTTAATATTCCTAAACATTCGTTCATGTGTTGGCTTATTTTCAAAAAGAAACTTTGGACTCAAGACCGGATTATGAGGTGGAATCATTCAGTTACGGGTTCTATGAATCTGATGTGCTGCTTGTTATGCCAATCAGGTTTAGAGACACATGAGCACTTGTTTTTCGAATGTTCATATTCGAAATCAGTTTGGCATAAAGTGAGGCATAAAGTATATATGAATTCGATTCAAGATTCATGGGAGGATATCTCAGCTTGGTTTATCGCTAGAGCCAACTCGAAGTCGGTTTTTTCTGTTGCTAGTAGATTGGTGGTGGCAGCCGCAGCTTATGTCATTTGGAGTGAACGTAACGCTAGATTTTTCAGTAATCGTCTAAGACCTCCAGAGCAGCTGGCCGATAGAATCATTAGCACGGTTAGAACAAAGTTAATCTCTTTCAGGTACAAGCAAACTTCAAATGTCAATCGCTTTATGGAAGAGTGGAAGATGGATAAAGAAGACTTCTTAGATGAAGACTGA